The Populus alba chromosome 4, ASM523922v2, whole genome shotgun sequence genome contains a region encoding:
- the LOC118050708 gene encoding peroxidase 10, whose amino-acid sequence MSSQSASHKLLHTRMLMAITRFSYSTIVALLYLSLIHLVTSFPSSNGQIDYNYNYNYYDSSCPRLGMIVKYGVWAAFKNDTRIAASLLRLHFHDCFVNGCDASILLDDTIDFRGEKNALPNRNSARGYEVIESIKADVEKACPSTVSCVDILALAARESVLLSGGPYYPLSLGGLDGLTASEKAANEQLPSPFEPLENITAKFASKGLDIKDVVVLSGAHTIGFAQCFTFKRRLFDFKGTGKPDPTLDSSAVANLQGMCPNKDASNSKLAPLDSASTYRFDNAYYVNLVNRTGLLESDQALMGDSKTAAMVTAYSSDSYLFSADFASSMVKMSNLGTLTGSNGQIRKKCGSVN is encoded by the exons ATGTCATCACAATCAGCATCGCACAAACTTCTTCACACTCGCATGCTAATGGCTATCACACGCTTCTCATACTCCACCATTGTTGCTCTTCTTTACCTGTCTTTGATTCACCTAGTCACTTCTTTCCCTTCTTCTAATGGTCAGATTGATTACAATTACAACTATAATTACTATGATAGCTCATGCCCTCGTTTGGGAATGATTGTCAAGTATGGTGTCTGGGCTGCTTTCAAGAATGACACCAGAATAGCCGCATCCCTCCTTCGATTGCATTTCCACGACTGCTTTGTGAAC GGCTGCGATGCTTCCATACTTCTGGACGACACAATTGATTTCAGGGGAGAGAAGAATGCTCTTCCCAACCGCAATTCAGCTAGAGGATATGAAGTCATCGAAAGCATCAAAGCAGATGTTGAAAAGGCTTGCCCATCAACTGTTTCATGTGTTGATATATTGGCTCTTGCAGCAAGAGAATCTGTCCTTCTG TCAGGAGGGCCTTATTATCCTCTTTCACTGGGCGGGCTAGATGGATTGACTGCAAGTGAGAAGGCAGCTAATGAACAGTTGCCATCACCATTTGAACCACTAGAAAACATCACTGCTAAGTTCGCATCAAAGGGTCTTGACATTAAGGATGTTGTAGTCCTCTCAG GGGCACACACCATAGGTTTTGCTCAGTGCTTCACCTTCAAGAGGAGGCTCTTCGACTTCAAAGGCACCGGCAAGCCTGACCCCACACTTGATTCTTCGGCCGTGGCAAATTTACAGGGCATGTGTCCAAATAAGGATGCATCAAACAGCAAACTAGCTCCTCTTGACTCTGCAAGCACGTACCGATTTGACAATGCTTATTATGTGAACCTCGTGAACAGAACTGGCCTTCTTGAATCTGACCAAGCTCTCATGGGGGATTCCAAGACTGCTGCAATGGTTACTGCCTACAGCTCAGATTCATATCTTTTCTCAGCTGATTTCGCATCATCAATGGTAAAGATGAGCAACCTCGGGACACTTACAGGCAGCAATGGGCAAATTAGAAAGAAATGCGGGTCTGTTAACTAA
- the LOC118050831 gene encoding uncharacterized protein, with translation MELLASYNEQVGALVLGNAPQNAKYTSHQIQKEILHVFARNVQSLIRHEIGDARFFLIVDEARDESRREQMALVISVSCKRNDELRAFQAATIKHLVDIGEIETGKGVNQVGGLQRPGDSRWSLHFKSICSLIKMYGATCLVLENIALDGSTYSQRGDAAFSFKLLISFDFAFFLHIMKNVMGITDMLCQALQQKSQDILNAMHLVTSTKTGIQKLRDNGWETLLEEVTSFCKHQDIEVPDMDTCFSSVGRSRRKTKSVTVEHHYRVDIFTAIIDQQL, from the exons atgGAACTTTTAGCATCATACAATGAACAAGTAGGTGCTCTTGTTTTGGGTAATGCTCCACAAAATGCTAAATACACCtcacatcaaattcaaaaagaaattttgcatgtctttgcTAGAAATGTTCAGTCTTTAATTCGTCATGAGATTGGTgatgcaagattttttttaattgttgatgaAGCTCGAGATGAATCTAGAAGAGAGCAAATGGCCCTTGTTATTAG TGTTTCTTGCAAGCGTAATGATGAGTTACGGGCTTTTCAAGCAGCTACAATTAAGCATCTAGTTGATATTGGTGAGATTGAAACGGGTAAAGGAGTTAATCAAGTAGGTGGTTTGCAACGACCTGGAGATAGCAGATGGAGTTtgcatttcaaatcaatttgcagtttgataaaaatgtatGGGGCAACTTGCTTGGTTCTTGAGAACATTGCTTTAGATGGATCTACTTATTCTCAACGAGGTGATGCGGCCTTTTCATTTAAGTTGctaatatcatttgattttgcattcTTCTTACATATAATGAAGAATGTTATGGGAATTACTGATATGCTTTGTCAAGCATTGCAACAAAAATCTCAAGACATTTTAAATGCTATGCATTTGGTGACTAGCACAAAGACTGGAATTCAGAAGTTAAGAGACAATGGTTGGGAAACTCTTTTAGAAGAAGTGACATCATTTTGTAAGCATCAAGACATTGAAGTTCCTGATATGGATACTTGTTTTTCTAGTGTAGGACGATCTCGTCGTAAAACAAAATCAGTAACAGTTGAACATCATTACCGAGTTGATATATTTACAGCTATCATTGATCAGCAATTATAA
- the LOC118050832 gene encoding LOW QUALITY PROTEIN: la-related protein 6C (The sequence of the model RefSeq protein was modified relative to this genomic sequence to represent the inferred CDS: substituted 1 base at 1 genomic stop codon): MAQAQPERKTEEIRVEKETKETTKPKNDSNKKSDSVSFKFNAQAPEFVPRSHTNTNQLPISGYFYPCFHYFGSTAGAAGGSDWIFVGEQEQAAAYLISNNPNHAMSNFPSKNRGVLTDDLREKIIKQVEYQLSDMSLLANESMSKHVNKDPEGYVPIAVIASTKKMRSLVSDNDLLVQALKSSSKLVLAEDGKKVKRKLPFTDKHREELQVNQHRLSLLEKXFQSNYYFSPLQSRIVVVENLPDDHSHQNVQKIFSVIGSAKTIRICHPQESNSSRAKNGFFVTNKLHALVELESRAIAEKAVEKLNDERNWRKGLRVRLLLRCSPKSVLSRGRKSEFDNILDGEDSPLDESSEDTSQPNNSESAIESFAEDNPGASKKTRAKGRGKGKGSGQIICAGGMLAPPKCGSTPHCEASPKKTCKGTRMPDGTKGFTVGRGKPVVASGLSDQFNDGSVMSINFSFD, encoded by the exons ATGGCACAAGCACAACCTGAGAGAAAAACTGAAGAAATCCGTGTAGAAAAAGAAACGAAAGAAACAACCAAACCCAAAAATGATAGTAACAAGAAGAGTGATTCTGTGTCCTTCAAATTCAATGCGCAGGCACCTGAATTTGTGCCAAGATCGCATACCAATACAAACCAATTGCCTATATCAGGTTATTTTTATCCTTGCTTTCACTATTTTGGTTCCACTGCTGGTGCTGCTGGAGGGTCTGATTGGATCTTTGTTGGGGAGCAAGAACAAGCTGCTGCTTATTTAATCTCTAATAATCCAAATCATGCAATGTCTAATTTCCCCTCAAAGAATAGAGGTGTTCTCACTGACGATCTTCGGGAAAAGATCATCAAACAG GTGGAGTACCAACTCAGTGACATGAGTCTTCTAGCGAACGAGTCCATGTCCAAGCACGTTAATAAAGATCCTGAAGGTTATG TGCCGATAGCTGTTATTGCTTCAACTAAGAAAATGAGGTCCCTTGTTAGCGACAATGATTTGCTTGTTCAAGCACTCAAGTCTTCTTCAAAACTT GTTCTAGCTGAAGATGGCAAGAAAGTTAAACGCAAACTCCCTTTCACTGATAAACATAGAGAAGAATTGCAGGTAAATCAACACAGACTTTCTCTGTTGGAAAAATGATTTCAAAGTA attattatttttccccCCTGCAGTCTCGTATTGTTGTCGTGGAGAATTTGCCTGACGATCACTCTCATCAAAATGTCCAGAAAATTTTTAGCGTGATTGGAAG TGCGAAAACCATCAGAATATGCCATCCTCAAGAATCCAATTCTTCCCGGGCTAAAAATGGCTTCTTTGTAACCAACAAG CTGCACGCACTCGTGGAGCTGGAATCCCGAGCTATAGCTGAGAAAGCG GTtgaaaagttgaatgatgaaaggAATTGGAGGAAAGGCCTTAGAGTAAGGTTGCTGCTTCGATGCTCG ccAAAATCTGTTCTCAGCAGGGGCAGAAAGTCAGAATTTGACAACATTTTGGATGGAGAAGATTCACCCCTTGATGAATCATCAGAAGATACCTCTCAACCAAACAATTCAGAGTCTGCCATAGAGAGTTTT GCTGAAGATAATCCAGGGGCATCAAAGAAGACACGGGCAAAAGGCCGCGGCAAGGGCAAAGGCAGCGGTCAAATCATTTGTGCCGGAGGTATGCTTGCTCCTCCAAAATGTGGCAGCACCCCTCACTGTGAAGCATCTCCTAAAAAAACTTGCAAGGGTACAAGAATGCCTGATGGGACCAAAGGTTTCACGGTGGGTAGAGGCAAGCCGGTGGTTGCTTCAGGTCTATCTGACCAGTTCAATGATGGATCAGTAATGTCCATTAATTTCTCTTTTGATTGA
- the LOC118050709 gene encoding transcription factor HHO6 gives MGSVPPELSLDFVRPSSTTKTFTSAIKTFTFLPETITDFLKEVSMIGDAAVKGLKVDSFLNDLEEEKRKIDAFKRELPLCMLLLNDAIQVVREELMQCGTSNNQQPVLEEFIPLKKKIDDHGDDRESDGLIKEKDSKDKKNWMSSVHLWITDDHDPSTGYLFDAKQNFKLESKTNKKANQYVNEDAFQACKGRTATRTFMPFKDFPGSSRKEDDSNREELPVPALSLLTPGIKSIKEESNSTGSRSSCSRSVSTTAPNSESNLRNGPQSQQQSSRKHRRCWSPELHRQFVNALQQLGGAQVATPKQIRELMQVDGLTNDEVKSHLQKYRLHTRRVPPATASAPANQSAIVLGGLWMAQDQYGDSSKANSSKSGSPQGPLQLAVNTGGTSTTGGDSMEDDEDAKSEGYSWKSHIRRSGKDV, from the exons atgggcTCGGTTCCACCTGAACTGAGCTTGGATTTTGTTAGGCCTtcttcaacaacaaaaacatttacTTCAGCAATAAAAACATTTACGTTTTTGCCTGAAACGATAACTGATTTTCTCAAGGAGGTTTCCATGATCGGTGATGCTGCAGTGAAGGGTTTGAAAGTTGATAGTTTTCTTAATGacttggaagaagaaaagagaaagatcgATGCTTTTAAACGAGAGTTACCTCTTTGCATGCTCCTTCTGAATGATG CAATTCAAGTTGTCAGGGAGGAGTTGATGCAATGTGGAACATCAAACAATCAACAACCAGTATTGGAAGAATTCAttccattgaagaaaaaaatcgaTGATCATGGTGATGATCGTGAAAGTGATGGTTTAATAAAGGAGAAAGACTCTAAAGACAAGAAAAACTGGATGAGTTCCGTTCACTTATGGATTACTGATGATCATGATCCCTCTACTGGTTATTTGTTTGATGCAAAACAAAACTTCAAATTAGAATCTAAG ACAAACAAGAAAGCAAATCAGTATGTGAACGAGGATGCATTCCAGGCTTGTAAAGGCAGGACTGCAACAAGAACATTTATGCCATTTAAAGACTTCCCTGGTTCTTCAAGGAAAGAGGATGACAGTAATAGAGAGGAATTGCCGGTTCCTGCTCTTTCTCTTTTAACTCCTGGAATTAAGAGCATAAAAGAGGAATCCAACTCTACAGGTTCAAGAAGCAGTTGTAGTAGATCAGTTTCTACTACTGCCCCGAATTCAGAATCAAATTTACGAAATGGACCTCAATCCCAGCAGCAGAGTTCTAGGAAGCATAGGAGGTGCTGGTCACCAGAGTTGCACCGCCAGTTTGTCAATGCTTTACAGCAACTTGGAGGCGCTCAAG TTGCTACTCCCAAGCAGATTAGAGAACTTATGCAAGTTGATGGCTTGACCAATGATGAAGTGAAGAGTCATTTGCAA AAATACCGACTTCATACACGGAGAGTGCCACCAGCTACAGCCTCCGCCCCTGCAAACCAATCTGCTATTGTTTTGGGGGGTTTGTGGATGGCCCAAGATCAGTATGGTGACTCCTCAAAGGCTAACAGTTCCAAGTCTGGCTCTCCCCAAGGTCCTCTGCAGCTAGCTGTAAACACAGGAGGGACCTCCACTACAGGAGGTGATAGCATGGAGGATGACGAAGATGCAAAATCTGAGGGCTATAGCTGGAAAAGTCACATTCGCAGATCAGGAAAAGATGTATAG